A window from Eubalaena glacialis isolate mEubGla1 chromosome 1, mEubGla1.1.hap2.+ XY, whole genome shotgun sequence encodes these proteins:
- the MMS19 gene encoding MMS19 nucleotide excision repair protein homolog isoform X1, translating into MAAAAALEAVAPTGALLGLVRDFVMGQQEGPADQVAADVKSGNYTVLQVVEALGSSLENPEPRTRARGIQLLSQVLLQCHSLLLEKEVVHLILFYENRLKDHHLVIPSVLQGLRALSLCVALPPGLAVSVLKAIFQEVHVQSLPQVDRHTVYSIITNFMRTREEELKGLGADFTFGFIQVMDGEKDPRNLLVAFRIVHDLISRDYSLGPFVEELFEVTSCYFPIDFTPPPNDPHGIQREDLILSLRAVLASTPRFAEFLLPLLIEKVDSEILSAKLDSLQTVNACCAVYGQKELKDFLPSLWASIRREVFQTASERVEAEGLAALNSLTACLSRSVLRADAEDLLDSFLSNILQDCRHHLCEPDMKLVWPSAKLLQAAAGASARACDHITSNVLPLLLEQFHKHSQSNQRRTILEMILGFLKLQQKWSYEDKDERPLSGFKDQLCSLVFMALTDPSTQLQLVGIRTLTVLGAQPDLLSSGDLELAVGHLYRLSFLEEDSQSWVAALEASGTLATLYPAAFSSHLVPKLAEELCIEESDLARGDGPTKCSRHRRCLQALSAISTHASIVKETLPLLLQHLCQMNKGNTVAGTSEVIAVCQSLQQVAEKCQQDPESCWYFHQTAIPCLLALAVQASMPEKEHSVLKKVLLQDEVLAAMVSVIGTATTHLSPDLAAQSVAHIVPLFLDGNISFLPENSFPGRFQPFQDGSSGQRRLVALLMAFVCSLPRNVEIPQLNQLMRELLELSCCHSCPFSSTAAAKCFAGLLNKHPAGQQLDEFLQLAVDKVEAGLSSGPYRSQAFTLLLWVTKALVLRYHPLSSCLTDRLMGLLSDPELGPAAADGFSLLMSDCTDVLTRAGHAEVRIMFRQRFFTDNVPALVRSFHAAPRDVKPNYLKGLSHVLNRLPKPVLLPELPTLLSLLLEALSCPDSVVQLSTLSCLQPLLLEAPQVMSLHVDTLVTKFLNLSSSPSMAVRIAALQCMHAVTHLPTPVLLPYKLQVIRALAKPLDDKKRLVRKEAVSARGEWFLLGSPGS; encoded by the exons TGGTACACTTGATCCTATTCTACGAGAACCGGCTGAAGGACCATCATCTTGTGATCCCGTCTGTCCTGCAGGGTTTGAGGGCACTT AGCCTGTGTGTGGCCCTGCCCCCAGGGCTGGCTGTCTCCGTGCTTAAAGCCATCTTCCAGGAGGTCCACGTACAG TCCCTGCCACAGGTGGACCGACACACAGTCTACAGTATCATCACCAACTTCATGCGAACCCGGGAAGAAG AGCTGAAGGGCCTAGGAGCTGATTTCACCTTTGGCTTCATCCAGGTGATGGATGGGGAAAAGGATCCCCGTAATCTTCTGGTGGCCTTCCGCATCGTCCATGACCTCATCTCCAGAGACTATAGCCTGG GACCCTTTGTGGAGGAGTTGTTTGAAGTGACATCCTGTTACTTCCCTATTGATTTTACCCCT CCACCTAATGATCCCCATGGTATCCAGAGAGAAGATCTCATCCTGAGTCTTCGAGCTGTGTTGGCTTCTACACCGCGATTTGCTGAG TTCCTGCTCCCCCTGCTGATTGAGAAAGTGGATTCCGAGATTCTGAGTGCCAAGCTGGATTCTCTGCAGACTGTA AATGCTTGCTGTGCTGTGTACGGACAGAAAGAACTAAAGGACTTCCTCCCCAGCCTTTGGGCTTCTATCCGCAGAGAG GTGTTCCAGACGGCAAGTGAGCGGGTAGAGGCCGAGGGCCTGGCGGCCCTTAACTCCCTGACTGCGTGTTTGTCTCGCTCTGTGCTGAGGGCTGATGCTGAGGACCTCCTTGACTCCTTCCTTAGCAACATTCTACAGG ACTGCAGGCACCATCTGTGTGAACCAGACATGAAACTGGTGTGGCCTAGTGCCAAACTGTTGCAGGCGGCTGCAGGTGCATCTGCCCGGGCCTGTGACCACATCACCAGCAACGTGCTGCCCCTACTGCTGGAACAGTTCCACAAGCACAGTCAG AGCAACCAGCGGCGGACAATCCTTGAAATGATCCTGGGTTTCTTGAAGCTGCAACAGAAATGGAGCTATGAAGACAAGG ATGAAAGGCCTCTGAGTGGCTTCAAGGACCAGCTGTGCTCACTGGTATTCATGGCCCTGACGGACCCCAGCACCCAGCTTCAGCTTGTTGGCATCCGTACACTCACAGTCTTGGGTGCCCAGCCAG ATCTCCTGTCTTCTGGGGACTTGGAGCTGGCAGTGGGTCACCTATACAGActgagcttcctggaggaggattCCCAGAGTTG GGTGGCAGCACTGGAAGCATCAGGAACCCTGGCCACTCTCTACCCTGCGGCCTTCAGCAGCCACCTAGTGCCCAAGCTTGCTGAGGAGCTGTGTATAG AGGAGTCAGATTTGGCTAGAGGGGATGGGCCCACCAAATGCTCCCGGCATCGGCGCTGTCTGCAGGCCTTGTCAGCTATATCCACACATGCCAGTATTGTCAAGGAGACCCTGCCTCTTCTGCTGCAGCATCTCTGCCAGATGAACAAAG GGAATACGGTTGCAGGAACAAGTGAAGTTATTGCTGTCTGTCAGAGTCTCCAGCAGGTGGCAGAAAAATGCCAGCAAGACCCCGAGAGCTGCTGGTATTTCCATCAGACAGCTATACCTTGTCTGCTTGCCTTGGCTGTGCAGGCTTCCATGCCAG AGAAGGAGCACTCAGTTCTGAAAAAAGTGCTGTTGCAGGATGAGGTCTTGGCCGCCATGGTGTCTGTCATTGGCACTGCCACCACCCACTTGAGCCCTGA CTTGGCTGCCCAGAGTGTCGCCCACATTGTGCCCCTCTTCTTGGATGGCAACATCTCCTTCCTGCCTGAAAACAGCTTCCCTGGAAGATTCCAACCATTCCAG GATGGCTCCTCAGGGCAGAGGCGGCTGGTTGCACTGCTTATGGCCTTTGTCTGCTCCCTGCCTCGAAAT GTGGAAATCCCTCAGCTGAACCAACTCATGCGGGAACTTTTAGAGCTGAGCTGCTGCCACAGCTGCCCCTTCTCCTCCACTGCTGCTGCCAAGTGCTTTGCAGGACTTCTGAACAAGCATCCTGCAG GGCAACAGCTGGATGAATTCCTACAGCTGGCTGTGGACAAAGTGGAGGCTGGCCTGAGCTCTGGGCCCTATCGTAGTCAGGCCTTCACACTGCTTCTCTGG GTCACAAAGGCCCTAGTGCTTAGATATCATCCTCTCAGCTCCTGCCTTACAGACCGG ctCATGGGCCTCCTGAGTGATCCAGAACTAGGCCCAGCAGCAGCTGATGGCTTCTCTCTGCTCATGTCTGACTGCACTGATGTGCTGACTCGTGCCGGCCATGCTGAAGTGCGGATCATGTTTCGCCAGCGGTTCTTCACGGATAACGTGCCTGCTTTGGTCCGGAGCTTCCATGCTGCTCCTCGAG atGTGAAGCCAAATTACCTGAAGGGTCTGTCTCATGTACTTAACAGGCtgccaaagcctgtgctcttgcCGGAGCTGCCCACG CTGCTTTCCTTGCTGCTGGAGGCCCTGTCCTGCCCCGACTCTGTGGTACAGCTCTCCACCCTCAGCTGCCTTCAGCCTCTTCTACTGGAAGCACCCCAAGTCATGAGTCTCCACGTTGACACCCTCGTCACCAAGTTCCTAAACCTCAGCTCCAGCCCTTCCATG GCTGTCCGGATCGCGGCACTGCAGTGTATGCACGCTGTTACTCACCTGCCCACCCCCGTG CTGCTGCCGTACAAACTGCAGGTGATCCGGGCCTTAGCCAAACCCCTGGATGACAAGAAGAGACTGGTGCGTAAGGAAGCAGTGTCAGCCAGGGGAGAATG GTTTCTGCTGGGGAGCCCCGGCAGCTGA
- the MMS19 gene encoding MMS19 nucleotide excision repair protein homolog isoform X2: MAAAAALEAVAPTGALLGLVRDFVMGQQEGPADQVAADVKSGNYTVLQVVEALGSSLENPEPRTRARGIQLLSQVLLQCHSLLLEKEVVHLILFYENRLKDHHLVIPSVLQGLRALSLCVALPPGLAVSVLKAIFQEVHVQSLPQVDRHTVYSIITNFMRTREEELKGLGADFTFGFIQVMDGEKDPRNLLVAFRIVHDLISRDYSLGPFVEELFEVTSCYFPIDFTPPPNDPHGIQREDLILSLRAVLASTPRFAEFLLPLLIEKVDSEILSAKLDSLQTVNACCAVYGQKELKDFLPSLWASIRREVFQTASERVEAEGLAALNSLTACLSRSVLRADAEDLLDSFLSNILQDCRHHLCEPDMKLVWPSAKLLQAAAGASARACDHITSNVLPLLLEQFHKHSQSNQRRTILEMILGFLKLQQKWSYEDKDERPLSGFKDQLCSLVFMALTDPSTQLQLVGIRTLTVLGAQPDLLSSGDLELAVGHLYRLSFLEEDSQSCRVAALEASGTLATLYPAAFSSHLVPKLAEELCIEESDLARGDGPTKCSRHRRCLQALSAISTHASIVKETLPLLLQHLCQMNKGNTVAGTSEVIAVCQSLQQVAEKCQQDPESCWYFHQTAIPCLLALAVQASMPEKEHSVLKKVLLQDEVLAAMVSVIGTATTHLSPDLAAQSVAHIVPLFLDGNISFLPENSFPGRFQPFQDGSSGQRRLVALLMAFVCSLPRNVEIPQLNQLMRELLELSCCHSCPFSSTAAAKCFAGLLNKHPAGQQLDEFLQLAVDKVEAGLSSGPYRSQAFTLLLWVTKALVLRYHPLSSCLTDRLMGLLSDPELGPAAADGFSLLMSDCTDVLTRAGHAEVRIMFRQRFFTDNVPALVRSFHAAPRDVKPNYLKGLSHVLNRLPKPVLLPELPTLLSLLLEALSCPDSVVQLSTLSCLQPLLLEAPQVMSLHVDTLVTKFLNLSSSPSMAVRIAALQCMHAVTHLPTPVLLPYKLQVIRALAKPLDDKKRLVRKEAVSARGEWFLLGSPGS; this comes from the exons TGGTACACTTGATCCTATTCTACGAGAACCGGCTGAAGGACCATCATCTTGTGATCCCGTCTGTCCTGCAGGGTTTGAGGGCACTT AGCCTGTGTGTGGCCCTGCCCCCAGGGCTGGCTGTCTCCGTGCTTAAAGCCATCTTCCAGGAGGTCCACGTACAG TCCCTGCCACAGGTGGACCGACACACAGTCTACAGTATCATCACCAACTTCATGCGAACCCGGGAAGAAG AGCTGAAGGGCCTAGGAGCTGATTTCACCTTTGGCTTCATCCAGGTGATGGATGGGGAAAAGGATCCCCGTAATCTTCTGGTGGCCTTCCGCATCGTCCATGACCTCATCTCCAGAGACTATAGCCTGG GACCCTTTGTGGAGGAGTTGTTTGAAGTGACATCCTGTTACTTCCCTATTGATTTTACCCCT CCACCTAATGATCCCCATGGTATCCAGAGAGAAGATCTCATCCTGAGTCTTCGAGCTGTGTTGGCTTCTACACCGCGATTTGCTGAG TTCCTGCTCCCCCTGCTGATTGAGAAAGTGGATTCCGAGATTCTGAGTGCCAAGCTGGATTCTCTGCAGACTGTA AATGCTTGCTGTGCTGTGTACGGACAGAAAGAACTAAAGGACTTCCTCCCCAGCCTTTGGGCTTCTATCCGCAGAGAG GTGTTCCAGACGGCAAGTGAGCGGGTAGAGGCCGAGGGCCTGGCGGCCCTTAACTCCCTGACTGCGTGTTTGTCTCGCTCTGTGCTGAGGGCTGATGCTGAGGACCTCCTTGACTCCTTCCTTAGCAACATTCTACAGG ACTGCAGGCACCATCTGTGTGAACCAGACATGAAACTGGTGTGGCCTAGTGCCAAACTGTTGCAGGCGGCTGCAGGTGCATCTGCCCGGGCCTGTGACCACATCACCAGCAACGTGCTGCCCCTACTGCTGGAACAGTTCCACAAGCACAGTCAG AGCAACCAGCGGCGGACAATCCTTGAAATGATCCTGGGTTTCTTGAAGCTGCAACAGAAATGGAGCTATGAAGACAAGG ATGAAAGGCCTCTGAGTGGCTTCAAGGACCAGCTGTGCTCACTGGTATTCATGGCCCTGACGGACCCCAGCACCCAGCTTCAGCTTGTTGGCATCCGTACACTCACAGTCTTGGGTGCCCAGCCAG ATCTCCTGTCTTCTGGGGACTTGGAGCTGGCAGTGGGTCACCTATACAGActgagcttcctggaggaggattCCCAGAGTTG CAGGGTGGCAGCACTGGAAGCATCAGGAACCCTGGCCACTCTCTACCCTGCGGCCTTCAGCAGCCACCTAGTGCCCAAGCTTGCTGAGGAGCTGTGTATAG AGGAGTCAGATTTGGCTAGAGGGGATGGGCCCACCAAATGCTCCCGGCATCGGCGCTGTCTGCAGGCCTTGTCAGCTATATCCACACATGCCAGTATTGTCAAGGAGACCCTGCCTCTTCTGCTGCAGCATCTCTGCCAGATGAACAAAG GGAATACGGTTGCAGGAACAAGTGAAGTTATTGCTGTCTGTCAGAGTCTCCAGCAGGTGGCAGAAAAATGCCAGCAAGACCCCGAGAGCTGCTGGTATTTCCATCAGACAGCTATACCTTGTCTGCTTGCCTTGGCTGTGCAGGCTTCCATGCCAG AGAAGGAGCACTCAGTTCTGAAAAAAGTGCTGTTGCAGGATGAGGTCTTGGCCGCCATGGTGTCTGTCATTGGCACTGCCACCACCCACTTGAGCCCTGA CTTGGCTGCCCAGAGTGTCGCCCACATTGTGCCCCTCTTCTTGGATGGCAACATCTCCTTCCTGCCTGAAAACAGCTTCCCTGGAAGATTCCAACCATTCCAG GATGGCTCCTCAGGGCAGAGGCGGCTGGTTGCACTGCTTATGGCCTTTGTCTGCTCCCTGCCTCGAAAT GTGGAAATCCCTCAGCTGAACCAACTCATGCGGGAACTTTTAGAGCTGAGCTGCTGCCACAGCTGCCCCTTCTCCTCCACTGCTGCTGCCAAGTGCTTTGCAGGACTTCTGAACAAGCATCCTGCAG GGCAACAGCTGGATGAATTCCTACAGCTGGCTGTGGACAAAGTGGAGGCTGGCCTGAGCTCTGGGCCCTATCGTAGTCAGGCCTTCACACTGCTTCTCTGG GTCACAAAGGCCCTAGTGCTTAGATATCATCCTCTCAGCTCCTGCCTTACAGACCGG ctCATGGGCCTCCTGAGTGATCCAGAACTAGGCCCAGCAGCAGCTGATGGCTTCTCTCTGCTCATGTCTGACTGCACTGATGTGCTGACTCGTGCCGGCCATGCTGAAGTGCGGATCATGTTTCGCCAGCGGTTCTTCACGGATAACGTGCCTGCTTTGGTCCGGAGCTTCCATGCTGCTCCTCGAG atGTGAAGCCAAATTACCTGAAGGGTCTGTCTCATGTACTTAACAGGCtgccaaagcctgtgctcttgcCGGAGCTGCCCACG CTGCTTTCCTTGCTGCTGGAGGCCCTGTCCTGCCCCGACTCTGTGGTACAGCTCTCCACCCTCAGCTGCCTTCAGCCTCTTCTACTGGAAGCACCCCAAGTCATGAGTCTCCACGTTGACACCCTCGTCACCAAGTTCCTAAACCTCAGCTCCAGCCCTTCCATG GCTGTCCGGATCGCGGCACTGCAGTGTATGCACGCTGTTACTCACCTGCCCACCCCCGTG CTGCTGCCGTACAAACTGCAGGTGATCCGGGCCTTAGCCAAACCCCTGGATGACAAGAAGAGACTGGTGCGTAAGGAAGCAGTGTCAGCCAGGGGAGAATG GTTTCTGCTGGGGAGCCCCGGCAGCTGA
- the MMS19 gene encoding MMS19 nucleotide excision repair protein homolog isoform X3: MKLVWPSAKLLQAAAGASARACDHITSNVLPLLLEQFHKHSQSNQRRTILEMILGFLKLQQKWSYEDKDERPLSGFKDQLCSLVFMALTDPSTQLQLVGIRTLTVLGAQPDLLSSGDLELAVGHLYRLSFLEEDSQSCRVAALEASGTLATLYPAAFSSHLVPKLAEELCIEESDLARGDGPTKCSRHRRCLQALSAISTHASIVKETLPLLLQHLCQMNKGNTVAGTSEVIAVCQSLQQVAEKCQQDPESCWYFHQTAIPCLLALAVQASMPEKEHSVLKKVLLQDEVLAAMVSVIGTATTHLSPDLAAQSVAHIVPLFLDGNISFLPENSFPGRFQPFQDGSSGQRRLVALLMAFVCSLPRNVEIPQLNQLMRELLELSCCHSCPFSSTAAAKCFAGLLNKHPAGQQLDEFLQLAVDKVEAGLSSGPYRSQAFTLLLWVTKALVLRYHPLSSCLTDRLMGLLSDPELGPAAADGFSLLMSDCTDVLTRAGHAEVRIMFRQRFFTDNVPALVRSFHAAPRDVKPNYLKGLSHVLNRLPKPVLLPELPTLLSLLLEALSCPDSVVQLSTLSCLQPLLLEAPQVMSLHVDTLVTKFLNLSSSPSMAVRIAALQCMHAVTHLPTPVLLPYKLQVIRALAKPLDDKKRLVRKEAVSARGEWFLLGSPGS; encoded by the exons ATGAAACTGGTGTGGCCTAGTGCCAAACTGTTGCAGGCGGCTGCAGGTGCATCTGCCCGGGCCTGTGACCACATCACCAGCAACGTGCTGCCCCTACTGCTGGAACAGTTCCACAAGCACAGTCAG AGCAACCAGCGGCGGACAATCCTTGAAATGATCCTGGGTTTCTTGAAGCTGCAACAGAAATGGAGCTATGAAGACAAGG ATGAAAGGCCTCTGAGTGGCTTCAAGGACCAGCTGTGCTCACTGGTATTCATGGCCCTGACGGACCCCAGCACCCAGCTTCAGCTTGTTGGCATCCGTACACTCACAGTCTTGGGTGCCCAGCCAG ATCTCCTGTCTTCTGGGGACTTGGAGCTGGCAGTGGGTCACCTATACAGActgagcttcctggaggaggattCCCAGAGTTG CAGGGTGGCAGCACTGGAAGCATCAGGAACCCTGGCCACTCTCTACCCTGCGGCCTTCAGCAGCCACCTAGTGCCCAAGCTTGCTGAGGAGCTGTGTATAG AGGAGTCAGATTTGGCTAGAGGGGATGGGCCCACCAAATGCTCCCGGCATCGGCGCTGTCTGCAGGCCTTGTCAGCTATATCCACACATGCCAGTATTGTCAAGGAGACCCTGCCTCTTCTGCTGCAGCATCTCTGCCAGATGAACAAAG GGAATACGGTTGCAGGAACAAGTGAAGTTATTGCTGTCTGTCAGAGTCTCCAGCAGGTGGCAGAAAAATGCCAGCAAGACCCCGAGAGCTGCTGGTATTTCCATCAGACAGCTATACCTTGTCTGCTTGCCTTGGCTGTGCAGGCTTCCATGCCAG AGAAGGAGCACTCAGTTCTGAAAAAAGTGCTGTTGCAGGATGAGGTCTTGGCCGCCATGGTGTCTGTCATTGGCACTGCCACCACCCACTTGAGCCCTGA CTTGGCTGCCCAGAGTGTCGCCCACATTGTGCCCCTCTTCTTGGATGGCAACATCTCCTTCCTGCCTGAAAACAGCTTCCCTGGAAGATTCCAACCATTCCAG GATGGCTCCTCAGGGCAGAGGCGGCTGGTTGCACTGCTTATGGCCTTTGTCTGCTCCCTGCCTCGAAAT GTGGAAATCCCTCAGCTGAACCAACTCATGCGGGAACTTTTAGAGCTGAGCTGCTGCCACAGCTGCCCCTTCTCCTCCACTGCTGCTGCCAAGTGCTTTGCAGGACTTCTGAACAAGCATCCTGCAG GGCAACAGCTGGATGAATTCCTACAGCTGGCTGTGGACAAAGTGGAGGCTGGCCTGAGCTCTGGGCCCTATCGTAGTCAGGCCTTCACACTGCTTCTCTGG GTCACAAAGGCCCTAGTGCTTAGATATCATCCTCTCAGCTCCTGCCTTACAGACCGG ctCATGGGCCTCCTGAGTGATCCAGAACTAGGCCCAGCAGCAGCTGATGGCTTCTCTCTGCTCATGTCTGACTGCACTGATGTGCTGACTCGTGCCGGCCATGCTGAAGTGCGGATCATGTTTCGCCAGCGGTTCTTCACGGATAACGTGCCTGCTTTGGTCCGGAGCTTCCATGCTGCTCCTCGAG atGTGAAGCCAAATTACCTGAAGGGTCTGTCTCATGTACTTAACAGGCtgccaaagcctgtgctcttgcCGGAGCTGCCCACG CTGCTTTCCTTGCTGCTGGAGGCCCTGTCCTGCCCCGACTCTGTGGTACAGCTCTCCACCCTCAGCTGCCTTCAGCCTCTTCTACTGGAAGCACCCCAAGTCATGAGTCTCCACGTTGACACCCTCGTCACCAAGTTCCTAAACCTCAGCTCCAGCCCTTCCATG GCTGTCCGGATCGCGGCACTGCAGTGTATGCACGCTGTTACTCACCTGCCCACCCCCGTG CTGCTGCCGTACAAACTGCAGGTGATCCGGGCCTTAGCCAAACCCCTGGATGACAAGAAGAGACTGGTGCGTAAGGAAGCAGTGTCAGCCAGGGGAGAATG GTTTCTGCTGGGGAGCCCCGGCAGCTGA